The following are encoded together in the Microterricola viridarii genome:
- a CDS encoding MFS transporter, which translates to MSANTGRAAQQPTQQPAHQAGAASSGAPATARPGRLSRRHGWVPLTILIVNQLLAGIGVASGIAVGGVLARELTGVVSLAGLAQAASVLGAGLVAIPMARMATRVGRHWALASGYAFAFLGAGLVLLAAASGILPLLFLGLGAFGAASAAGLQARFAATEVAAPGYEARSMSLVLWATTLGSVAGPNLSPLGAQLGAALGLEPLAGPFLFAAVAFAASALLAAVLLRTPPAGVLAADAATPSPATPSPATPSPAAPSSAAPGAPGQPRPPQARVRTGEALRIAMRQPRAAVGVVAIICSHTVMVGVMVMTPVTMHEHGLSLGLQSLVISIHILGMYGASPLMGWLADRWGSERVIVLAVALFVVAALIGITVPSDNMVAVPIALGLLGLGWSAGMIGGSAQLTQSVPREVRVPLQGATDAAMNLAAASSAALAGVILAWGGFPALNTLALLVLVPLVVLVLRARLAR; encoded by the coding sequence GTGAGCGCGAACACCGGACGGGCAGCCCAGCAGCCGACCCAGCAGCCGGCCCATCAGGCCGGCGCCGCGTCGTCCGGGGCGCCGGCGACCGCCCGACCAGGCCGGCTGAGCCGCCGCCACGGCTGGGTTCCGCTCACCATCCTGATCGTCAACCAGCTGCTCGCGGGCATCGGCGTAGCCTCCGGCATCGCCGTCGGCGGGGTCCTCGCCCGCGAGCTCACCGGCGTCGTTTCCCTGGCCGGGCTCGCTCAGGCTGCCAGCGTGTTGGGGGCCGGCCTCGTCGCGATCCCGATGGCGCGGATGGCCACCAGGGTTGGCCGGCATTGGGCGCTGGCCAGCGGCTATGCGTTCGCGTTCCTGGGCGCGGGGCTGGTGCTTCTTGCGGCGGCATCCGGAATTCTGCCGCTGCTCTTCCTCGGCCTCGGTGCGTTCGGGGCGGCCAGCGCCGCTGGTCTGCAGGCGCGCTTCGCCGCGACCGAGGTGGCCGCTCCGGGCTACGAGGCGCGCTCGATGTCGCTCGTGCTCTGGGCGACGACTCTCGGCTCTGTCGCCGGCCCGAACCTCTCGCCGCTCGGCGCCCAGCTGGGTGCGGCGCTCGGGCTGGAGCCGCTGGCCGGCCCATTCCTGTTCGCGGCCGTCGCCTTCGCCGCATCCGCCCTGCTCGCCGCCGTGTTGTTGCGCACCCCGCCGGCCGGTGTGCTGGCCGCGGATGCCGCAACGCCCAGCCCCGCGACGCCCAGCCCCGCAACGCCCAGCCCCGCAGCGCCCAGCTCCGCCGCACCCGGTGCGCCGGGCCAGCCGCGGCCCCCGCAGGCGCGCGTGCGTACCGGCGAGGCCCTCCGCATCGCGATGCGTCAGCCGCGCGCCGCGGTCGGTGTCGTGGCGATCATCTGCTCACACACCGTCATGGTGGGGGTCATGGTGATGACACCGGTCACCATGCACGAACACGGCCTCTCGCTCGGCTTGCAGTCGCTCGTGATCAGCATCCACATTCTCGGCATGTACGGCGCCAGCCCACTGATGGGCTGGTTGGCCGACCGCTGGGGCTCCGAGCGCGTGATTGTGCTGGCTGTCGCACTGTTCGTTGTGGCCGCGCTGATCGGCATCACCGTGCCGTCCGACAACATGGTCGCCGTGCCGATCGCGCTCGGCCTGCTCGGCCTCGGCTGGTCGGCCGGCATGATCGGCGGGTCGGCGCAGCTCACCCAATCCGTGCCGCGCGAGGTGCGGGTGCCGCTGCAGGGCGCGACGGATGCCGCGATGAACCTGGCCGCGGCCAGCTCCGCCGCACTGGCCGGGGTGATCCTCGCCTGGGGAGGCTTCCCCGCGCTGAACACCCTCGCCCTGCTCGTGCTCGTTCCGCTGGTCGTGCTCGTGCTGCGGGCCCGCCTGGCCCGCTGA
- a CDS encoding M15 family metallopeptidase gives MSEQQRTRPRPSRQVRQRRTIAAALLVVVIIAAIAIGAAAGRGAQASNDATGTPTAPVSTPDPTSSEPSRPSPEVVAPPAPVPAFDKSARSIDDPNSIWLVVNKLRPLNPADYAPGDLVSVGEGEMRAEPAAAFDVMVKAAAADGYSLIAASAYRSYTEQSWIYAGDDELTARPGYSEHQTGLTVDIATPTGQCRIYQCFGDMPEGAWLRDNAWKYGFLLRYPADKTAVTGYEFEPWHFRYIGTDLSTEMHNTGFTTLEEFFGLPAAPVYP, from the coding sequence GTGTCTGAACAGCAACGCACCCGTCCCCGGCCTTCGCGCCAGGTGCGGCAGCGGCGCACGATTGCGGCGGCACTTCTCGTCGTCGTGATCATCGCCGCCATCGCCATCGGGGCCGCGGCCGGCCGCGGAGCACAGGCGTCCAATGACGCGACCGGCACCCCGACCGCCCCGGTCTCGACGCCGGATCCGACCAGCAGCGAGCCGTCGCGGCCGTCGCCAGAGGTGGTGGCGCCCCCGGCCCCCGTTCCCGCTTTCGACAAGTCGGCACGCTCGATCGACGACCCGAACAGCATCTGGCTCGTGGTCAACAAGCTGCGCCCCCTGAATCCGGCCGACTACGCCCCCGGCGACCTCGTCTCGGTCGGCGAAGGGGAGATGCGCGCCGAGCCGGCTGCCGCGTTCGACGTGATGGTGAAGGCCGCAGCGGCCGACGGCTACTCGCTGATCGCCGCCAGTGCCTACCGCAGCTACACCGAGCAGTCCTGGATCTACGCGGGCGACGACGAGCTGACGGCCCGCCCCGGCTACAGCGAGCACCAGACCGGCCTGACCGTCGACATCGCCACGCCGACCGGCCAGTGCCGCATCTACCAGTGCTTCGGCGACATGCCGGAGGGCGCCTGGCTACGCGACAACGCCTGGAAGTATGGCTTCCTGCTGCGCTACCCGGCCGACAAGACGGCCGTGACGGGTTACGAGTTCGAGCCGTGGCACTTCCGCTACATTGGCACCGACCTCTCCACCGAGATGCACAACACCGGGTTCACCACGCTTGAGGAATTCTTCGGCCTCCCCGCCGCCCCGGTCTACCCCTAG